One region of Citrus sinensis cultivar Valencia sweet orange chromosome 6, DVS_A1.0, whole genome shotgun sequence genomic DNA includes:
- the LOC102611691 gene encoding fasciclin-like arabinogalactan protein 17, which yields MDPQIYGLAFFFLLVVPSVTALPHKTTSSSSQPQINSNSVLVALLDSHYTELAELVEKALLLQTLEEAVGRHNITIFAPKNEALERELDPEFKRFLLEPGNVKSLQTLLMFHILPSRIGSRNWPDEKSGSRKHNTLWNDFVHLSSKSSKRLIGSAEIFRPDDITRPDGVIHGIERLLVPRSVQEDFNRRRNLRSISAVLPQGAPEVDPRTHRLKKPAAPVPAGAPPILPIYDAMAPGPSLAPAPAPGPGGAHRHFNGERQVKDFIHTLLHYGGYNEMADILVNLTSLATEMGRLVSEGYVLTVLAPNDEAMAKLTTDQLSEPGAPEQIIYYHIIPEYQTEESMYNSVRRFGKVKYDTLRLPHKVTAQEADGSVKFGTSDGSAYLFDPDIYTDGRISVQGIDGVLFPEEETPTVKKPAAVKVVTKPRRGKLMEVACRMLGAVGQDSHFTTCQ from the exons ATGGATCCTCAAATCTATGGCCTCGCTTTCTTCTTCCTGTTGGTTGTTCCCTCCGTCACCGCATTGCCTCACAAAACGACATCGTCTTCGTCGCAACCTCAAATCAACTCCAACTCAGTTCTCGTCGCGCTTCTGGACTCGCATTACACTGAACTGGCCGAGCTAGTTGAAAAGGCTCTCCTATTACAGACCCTCGAAGAAGCCGTCGGCAGACACAACATTACCATTTTTGCCCCTAAGAACGAAGCGCTAGAGCGCGAGCTCGACCCGGAGTTCAAGCGGTTCTTACTCGAACCCGGCAACGTCAAGTCCTTACAGACCCTCTTGATGTTCCACATTCTCCCCAGCCGAATCGGATCCCGCAACTGGCCCGACGAGAAATCCGGCTCCAGAAAGCACAACACTCTCTGGAACGATTTCGTCCACTTGTCGAGCAAGAGCAGTAAAAGACTCATCGGTTCGGCTGAGATTTTCCGACCCGACGACATTACCCGTCCCGACGGTGTAATCCACGGAATCGAGCGGCTGTTAGTCCCGCGATCGGTACAAGAGGACTTCAACCGCAGGCGGAATCTCCGTTCCATTTCCGCCGTGCTTCCGCAAGGGGCGCCGGAGGTGGACCCCAGGACTCACCGTTTAAAGAAACCGGCCGCTCCGGTTCCCGCTGGTGCCCCTCCGATTCTTCCTATATACGACGCGATGGCTCCCGGTCCCTCGCTAGCACCGGCTCCGGCTCCAGGACCCGGCGGAGCGCACCGTCATTTCAACGGCGAGAGGCAGGTGAAGGATTTCATTCACACGCTGTTGCATTACGGAGGGTACAACGAAATGGCGGATATTCTGGTGAACTTGACGTCGTTAGCGACGGAAATGGGCCGTTTGGTGTCCGAGGGATACGTCCTGACGGTGCTGGCCCCGAACGACGAGGCGATGGCGAAGCTGACGACGGATCAATTGAGCGAACCGGGGGCGCCGGAACAGATTATTTATTACCACATTATCCCGGAGTATCAAACGGAGGAGAGCATGTACAACTCCGTTAGGAGATTTGGGAAAGTGAAGTACGATACGTTAAGGTTGCCGCATAAAGTAACGGCGCAAGAGGCTGATGGGTCGGTGAAATTCGGGACGAGTGACGGGTCAGCTTATTTGTTTGACCCGGATATTTATACTGATGGCAGGATTTCGGTTCAAGGGATTGATGGGGTTTTGTTCCCAGAGGAAGAGACTCCAACGGTTAAGAAACCGGCTGCCGTTAAAGTTGTCACCAAGCCCAGAAGAG GCAAATTAATGGAGGTAGCATGTAGAATGCTTGGAGCTGTTGGGCAAGATTCACATTTCACTACATGTCAATAA
- the LOC102611988 gene encoding E3 ubiquitin-protein ligase RHF2A-like — MEVLGMEEGKKPEDHMTSAAAFVEGGIQDSCDDACSICLEEFSESDPSTVTSCKHEFHLQCVLEWCQRSSQCPMCWQPISLKDATSQELLEAVEQERSIRANPPRNATIFHHPTFGDFELQHLPVGASDTDLEEHILQHLTAAAAMGRAHHFGRRESHRNRSAAHGRPHFFVFSAHPGGAPPGAVAQGGGTEPAPLAGASPSVPLSSSGNDSSQHMLQFHPIQTNQNSSSASGSAVAQATRRGFSFNNRSTSSQTSSPTHDRAGPSDLQSFSESLKSRFNAVSMRYKESISKSTRGWKERLFSRNASMPGTGSENRSENAGITSVSRLMEQLGTGESTRGSEASVSSHMANPLVTEQNSENNTETRGENPVNNETPPSCAASSFSR; from the exons ATGGag GTTTTAGGGATGGAGGAGGGCAAGAAACCTGAAGATCATATGACTTCAGCTGCTGCCTTTGTAGAAGGAGGGATACAGGATTCTTGTGATGATGCATGCAGCATATGCCTTGAGGAGTTTTCTGAAAGTGATCCTTCAACG GTGACGAGTTGCAAGCATGAGTTTCACCTCCAATGCGTTCTTGAATG GTGTCAGAGAAGCTCTCAATGTCCCATGTGTTGGCAGCCTATTAGTCTGAAGGATGCCACCAG TCAAGAATTGCTTGAAGCTGTTGAACAAGAGAGGAGCATTAGGGCTAATCCTCCAAGAAATGCCACCATATTTCATCATCCTACGTTTGGCGATTTTGAATTGCAGCAT TTACCTGTGGGTGCAAGTGATACTGACCTTGAAGAACACATACTTCAGCATTTGACAGCTGCTGCTGCAATGGGCAGGGCCCACCATTTTGGTAGGAGGGAGAGCCATAGAAATCGGTCAGCTGCTCATGGTCGCCCAcatttctttgtattttctgCTCATCCTGGTGGTGCACCACCCGGTGCTGTCGCTCAGGGAGGGGGAACTGAACCAGCTCCACTTGCTGGTGCTAGTCCATCGGTCCCACTTTCATCTAGTGGGAATGACTCATCACAGCATATGCTGCAGTTTCATCCTATACAAACCAATCAAAATTCATCCTCAGCCTCTGGATCAGCAGTTGCACAAGCAACTAGACGTGGATTTTCCTTTAATAATCG aAGCACTTCCAGCCAAACTTCATCACCGACCCATGATAGAGCTGGACCATCTGACCTTCAGTCATTTTCGGAGTCTTTGAAATCTAGATTTAATGCTGTATCTATGAG ATACAAAGAGTCAATTTCCAAGAGTACCAGAGGGTGGAAGGAGAGGCTATTCTCCCGCAATGCTTCCATGCCTGGTACTGGATCTGAAAATCGGTCAGAAAATGCGGGAATTACTAGTGTATCTCGTTTGATGGAGCAACTTGGAACTGGAGAAAGTACTAGAGGTAGCGAAGCTTCTGTATCAAGTCATATGGCTAATCCCCTGGTTACAGAGCAAAACAGCGAGAATAATACAGAGACACGTGGAGAAAACCCTGTGAATAACGAGACACCTCCTTCTTGTGCTGCAAGTTCATTTTCAAGATAA